The following proteins are encoded in a genomic region of Pseudorca crassidens isolate mPseCra1 chromosome 1, mPseCra1.hap1, whole genome shotgun sequence:
- the SERF2 gene encoding small EDRK-rich factor 2 isoform X2, translating into MTRGNQRELARQKNMKKQSDSVKGKRRDDGLSAAARKQRDSEIMQQKQKKANEKKEEPK; encoded by the exons ATGACCC gCGGTAACCAGCGCGAGCTTGCCCGccagaagaatatgaaaaagcagAGCGACTCGGTTAAGGGAAAGCGCCGAGATGACGGGCTTTCTGCTGCTGCCCGCAAGCAGAG GGACTCGGAGATCATGCAGCAGAAGCAGAAAAAGGCAAACGAGAAGAAGGAGGAACCCAAGTAG
- the SERF2 gene encoding small EDRK-rich factor 2 isoform X1 codes for MTRGNQRELARQKNMKKQSDSVKGKRRDDGLSAAARKQSAPSSLPPGTRRSCSRSRKRQTRRRRNPSSFVASCPTLLPFACVPGASPTTLAFSPVVLTGPSTDGIPFALSLQRVPFVLPSPQVASLPLGHSWG; via the exons ATGACCC gCGGTAACCAGCGCGAGCTTGCCCGccagaagaatatgaaaaagcagAGCGACTCGGTTAAGGGAAAGCGCCGAGATGACGGGCTTTCTGCTGCTGCCCGCAAGCAGAG TGCCCCATCATCTCTACCCCCAGGGACTCGGAGATCATGCAGCAGAAGCAGAAAAAGGCAAACGAGAAGAAGGAGGAACCCAAGTAGCTTTGTGGCTTCGTGTCCAACCCTCTTGCCCTtcgcctgtgtgcctggagccagTCCTACCACGCTCGCGTTTTCTCCTGTAGTGCTCACAGGTCCCAGCACCGATGGCATTCCCTTTGCCCTGAGTCTGCAGCGAGTCCCTTTTGTGCTTCCTTCCCCTCAGGTAGCCTCTCTCCCCCTGGGCCActcctgggggtga
- the SERINC4 gene encoding LOW QUALITY PROTEIN: serine incorporator 4 (The sequence of the model RefSeq protein was modified relative to this genomic sequence to represent the inferred CDS: inserted 2 bases in 1 codon; deleted 1 base in 1 codon; substituted 5 bases at 5 genomic stop codons) → MVGAKAVTSSSTSLRLAQQRSGVSSVTVSLPFYQVLCCGPAPCTCCCHSRXPPLTESPCSRLFYILLHVGTSAVCCLLLSRMVVQRVWARHMGXIQMPSGLCAHLFGHSHCPVLSGSGVVYRVCTGTATFRLLQAVPLVDLHSPTSLRAQLHKSFWLLKLLFLLGLCAVAFCMPDEHLFPGTFHLILISGSKLKYFLRKKEGRKRTRSNDMISYISPTGASLAAWHYIGICRGFTFILLQLVLFTAFARSWNKNWQTGAAQDCRWFLAVLLTTLGFYSMAGLAAVLLFHYYTHPDGCLLNKMLLSLHVCCCGLLSFLSIAPCIRLKQLHSGLLQASVNSCYITXLTFSALSSHPPESVILQGQNHXLCLPGLSKMEPQTPDTSLAVLSAGIMYACVLSACNEASYLAEVFGPLWTVKVYSCEVQKPSLCFCCPETVQPEEGQTGGADRPANQETAPAPPVQAQQLSYSYSAFHFIFFLASLYVMVTLTNWFSYEGAELEKTFTTGSWTTFWVKVASCXTRVLLYLGLLLAPFCWSPTQDPQPPLIFRXHCHGIVLPDNKYPV, encoded by the exons ATGGTGGGTGCAAAGGCGGTCACAAGCTCCAGCACCTCCCTCCGCCTGGCACAGCAACGCAGTGGAGTCAGCAGTGTCACAGTGAGTCTTCCCTTCTATCAG GTGCTCTGCTGTGGGCCTGCTCCCTGTACCTGCTGCTGCCATTCTAGGTGACCCCCTCTCACGGAGTCTCCTTGTAGCCGCCTGTTCTACATCCTCCTCCATGTGGGGACCTCAGCAGTCTGCTGCCTCCTGCTGTCAAGGATGGTAGTGCAAAGAGTCTGGGCAAGGCACATGGGGTAA ATCCAGATGCCCTCAGGGCTGTGTGCCCATCTGTTTGGCCACTCTCACTGCCCAGTGCTCAGCGGCTCTGGGGTTGTATACCGAGTATGTACAGGAACTGCCACCTTTCGCCTGCTGCAGGCTGTGCCGTTGGTCGACCTCCATTCCCCCACCAGCCTGAGAGCACAGCTGCAtaagag CTTCTGGCTCCTCAAGCTGCTGTTCCTGCTAGGTCTCTGTGCTGTTGCCTTCTGCATGCCTGATGAGCATCTCTTCCCAGGTACCTTCCATCTCATCCTGATCAGCGGAAGTaagctaaaatattttctaagaaaaaaagagggtaGGAAGAGGACCAGGAGTAATGATATGATCAGCTACATTTCCCCCACTGGTGCCTCACTTGCAGCCTGGCATTACATTGGCATCTGTAGAGGCTTCACATTCATCCTGCTGCAGTTGGTGCTTTTTACAGCCTTTGCCCGTTCCTGGAACAAGAACTG GCAAACAGGTGCAGCCCAAGACTGCCGCTGGTTCCTAGCTGTGCTGCTGACCACCCTAGGATTCTACAGCATGGCAGGTTTAGCAGCTGTGCTCCTGTTCCACTACTACACACACCCAGATGGCTGCCTGCTCAACAAGATGCTGCTTAGTCTGCATGTTTGTTGCTGtggtctcctctccttcctctccatcgCTCCCTGCATCCGCCTCA AGCAGCTCCACTCTGGCCTTCTACAAGCCTCTGTCAACAGCTGCTATATCACGTAGCTGACATTCTCTGCGCTATCCAGCCATCCTCCAGAGAGTG TAATCCTTCAAGGACAGAATCA TCTGTGCCTGCCTGGCCTGAGTAAAATGGAACCCCAAACACCAGATACTTCTCTGGCAGTGTTGAGTGCTGGCATCATGTATGCTTGTGTGCTTTCTGCTTG CAATGAGGCTTCCTACCTTGCTGAGGTATTTGGGCCCTTGTGGACTGTCAAGGTTTACAGCTGTGAGGTCCAG aag CCCTCACTCTGTTTCTGCTGCCCTGAAACAGTGCAGCCAGAGGAAG GGCAAACAGGTGGGGCTGACAGGCCAGCTAACCAAGAGACCGCTCCAGCTCCTCCAGTGCAAGCCCAGCAGCTTTCCTATAGCTATTCTGCCTTCCACTTCATCTTCTTCCTTGCATCACTCTATGTCATGGTTACCCTCACCAACTGGTTCAG CTATGAGGGAGCAGAACTGGAAAAGACTTTCACCACGGGCAGCTGGACTACCTTCTGGGTCAAGGTTGCCTCATGCTAGACCCGTGTACTCCTCTATCTGGGGCTGCTACTGGCACCATTCTGTTGGTCCCCAACCCAGGACCCCCAGCCTCCTCTTATCTTCAGGTGACACTGTCATGGCATC GTATTGCCAGATAACAAATATCCAGTCTAG